One window of the Montipora foliosa isolate CH-2021 chromosome 4, ASM3666993v2, whole genome shotgun sequence genome contains the following:
- the LOC138001123 gene encoding uncharacterized protein, with translation MQLHAFGDASGRGVCAAVYAVVTPASGASQGLITAKARLAKQGLTISRLELVSGHMAVNLANNVRQALEALPLAADIHCWLDSSVALHWISDHGNYRQFVANRVRKIQSHRNVLWHHVPTVHNPADLGSRGGSVSGAEIWWKGPSWLGDPAKWPPEIVTEPSPESRAERQVQKELVAVGVEGRSEFDDLLEKFSLRKAMRIGAWISRFLRNCCRPSNKIRGPLTTAELAEHELFWIKKTQKEGMSNTNFIADQEQLNLQQNKHGLLECRGRVQGDYPIYLADSVLFAAKMVQHAHVTTLHGGVSLTMTKYRSKRKEERKAYVILYSCSLTRGVFLVLLPSLETTGFIQSLKRFIARIGRPSKVYSDNGKTFVAAAKWVKKVRRDERFHSFLSEHFIQWQFNLSRAPCWGGQFERLIGLMKSMFYKTVGQGLLTWEELSEVILDIEVAMNNRPLCYVEDDVQLPTLTPNVFLMLNSSVLPEVDDRILERAA, from the exons ATGCAATTACACGCATTCGGCGACGCGAGCGGTCGAGGAGTATGTGCTGCAGTCTACGCAGTGGTGACTCCAGCATCGGGAGCATCACAAGGATTAATCACCGCAAAGGCTCGGCTTGCCAAACAAGGGCTGACCATTTCCCGACTGGAACTCGTGTCAGGTCATATGGCAGTCAATCTGGCCAACAACGTGCGACAAGCATTGGAGGCACTGCCACTAGCGGCTGATATCCACTGTTGGTTGGACAGTTCCGTCGCTCTTCACTGGATCAGTGATCACGGAAACTACCGCCAATTCGTCGCGAATCGTGTGAGGAAGATTCAAAGCCACCGGAACGTTTTATGGCATCACGTCCCGACAGTCCATAACCCTGCTGATCTGGGAAGTCGTGGTGGTAGTGTGAGTGGAGCAGAAATTTGGTGGAAAGGGCCTTCGTGGCTGGGAGACCCCGCCAAGTGGCCACCTGAGATTGTAACAGAGCCAAGCCCCGAAAGTAGAGCAGAGAGGCAGGTTCAAAAAGAACTTGTCGCGGTTGGTGTCGAAGGGAGAAGCGAATTCGATGACCTTCTCGAGAAGTTCAGCCTTCGTAAGGCCATGAGAATTGGTGCTTGGATCTCGCGATTCTTGCGCAATTGTTGTCGTCCTTCCAACAAGATCCGTGGACCTCTGACAACGGCAGAGCTAGCTGAGCATGAGTTGTTCTGGATCAAGAAAACGCAGAAAGAGGGGATGAGCAATACAAATTTTATCGCGGATCAAGAGCAGCTCAAcctacaacaaaacaaacatggtTTGTTGGAATGCCGAGGTCGTGTACAGGGAGATTATCCCATCTACCTGGCAGATTCAGTCCTTTTTGCAGCTAAGATGGTTCAGCATGCCCACGTGACTACACTCCATGGGGGAGTTTCTTTGACGATGACGAAA TACCGCAGCAAGCGCAAGGAAGAACGTAAAGCGTACGTGATCTTGTATTCGTGTAGCCTTACTCGCGGAGTGTTCTTAGTGTTATTGCCAAGTTTGGAGACTACCGGTTTCATCCAAAGTTTAAAGCGCTTTATTGCCAGGATAGGACGTCCATCGAAAGTCTATTCAGACAACGGTAAAACCTTTGTCGCCGCTGCCAAGTGGGTAAAGAAGGTGCGGAGAGATGAAAGATTCCATTCCTTCCTGAGCGAACATTTCATCCAGTGGCAGTTCAACCTCAGCCGAGCACCGTGCTGGGGTGGACAGTTTGAGCGTCTCATTGGATTGATGAAGTCCATGTTCTACAAAACAGTTGGCCAAGGTCTGCTTACCTGGGAAGAACTGAGTGAAGTCATCCTGGACATTGAAGTTGCGATGAACAACCGCCCGTTGTGTTACGTGGAAGACGACGTGCAACTTCCGACGTTAACACCGAATGTTTTCCTGATGTTAAACTCCAGTGTTCTGCCCGAGGTTGACGACCGAATACTTGAGCGCGCTGCGTGA